The Methanophagales archaeon region CATAATCATTGGAAGAGCCATAAATAGTTCCGGGGTACGCACAAGTCCACCGAAATAAGCGATGAGTGTGCCTTTGGGAGTAGCCACGTATATCTCCGCACCGCGCTTCCCCACACCTATCTTCTGGATTACATGTGCTGCTACCATACCGGGAATCTTCCTCAATACCGTCGGGTACGAGATGTTAGCGCCCTTTGCAATTGCATACTTGCTTGAAGGTCCACATAAGATGAGGAACTTTAAAATTGAACCTGTATAGTCATGTCCTGGCATTTCATCTATGATAGATATGTATTATAAGTGGATATGTTCTTATATAAATAAGAATATGGAATGCTGGAAGGTGCAATGAAATAGCGACTATGGTGCGGATAAAGCATTGACGTGACATGGCGTGGCGGGTCAAGCACGAGTTAGAAATCAGTAAGTCGTTTCTGTCTTAATATCCTGCTCAGCGGCTCGAAATCCTTAATATCTAACGTTATTCCTTCTTTTTCTTTTGCACGTAATCGTAATCGTGAATCAATGTACTTTAGTGCCTCGCTTTTGGTATCAAACTTCTCGGGACGGTTTCTGTTTCTAAATGCAGCCCGTGCGGTCTCTCGCACCACCCAGACGCCGAGTGGAACGGAATATTGAGGATAGATTTGTCGGAATACCATAACACCCGCCTGCCGCCGCATTCTGTGTAACGCTTCTGCAACTGCTAATCTCGCAGCATAATATCCGCCGCCCTCATTCGCAGCATAGTTCTTCCTGCCTTTAAACCCCTCGTATTCCTCTATGATTGCGGGTCGCGGACTCAACGCATCGCTCCAGATAGAGCCGGGGAACCACACTTCGAAGTTCTCGTATTCGAATAATGAAGGCATCAGCAGTATCAGGAAGTGATTGTCCATATATGATGATTCGTAGACGTAATAGGTGTCAATGGTCGGATATTCTTTGAACTCTGTAGCCAGCTTCTTGAAGATGATATCATCGGTTGCCGTGATGCTCCACCTCGTGGGCACCATCTTTTGTGCGCTATGCGAACCTAACGCACCTGAAGATAGGATTGTTGATACTTTGTACACGTCCATGCCGAGGTTGTACAGTTCCTGAGCGGCTTCTACTGCTTTGATGTCGTCAGAGACGATACGATCGACTTTCTTCGGTATCTTCGGATTCTCGGTAACTTTCATTGCTTCCACGTTCACACTGGCACCCGTCGGTCGCAGGACATCGGAGAACGTGAGTTTAAATGACGGTTTATTCTTAAACTTGAGTTCTACATCCACGGGCTGCTGAGCCAGAGCTATTTCGGTCATGTCCGAGACGAATTTTGACTCCGATTTTACATGCTCACAGCGTTTCGACCGCAATGTCGTACTGCGTAGTTCTATGATCTCAGCCATGCCGAGACCCTGTGCGAGCCACTCATACGGCTGTTCCAGTCTTCCAAGATTGACGTTAGATTCCGCTGCTTCCGCTTCTGCTTCTGACCCTAATACCGCCATTGGACCCGCATTTACGCAGGGGTAGCCTATCCGACCAACAAATACGGAAGTTGAAGGACCAAAGAAGTCCTTTTTGTCGCCACAGACTTCCGCAAACCTGGTCTTCTGTTTCAAAGCTGCGAGCAGTGGACAAGTATCCCTACCGCACAATAGGCGCGAGCCTTTGCAGACTATGCATAATCGCTGCATCGCGTTAATATGTATTATCCTGCCCTTTTATTTTATAGCTGTGGTAGAAATGGATTTGTAAATGTAATTGTAATTGTGATAGACCTACAAGCACAATTAACATAATTAAAAATGTTAAAATCACTATCACTACTTATATTATAAATAAGAATACCAATAAAACAACTATGATCATAGCTCATACTCCAGATGCTGATGATGCGTTCCTCTTCTATGGGATGCTGAAAGGTAAAATAGCGACCAAGGTGCGGGTAAAGCATGTGGTTGATGACATTGAAGCACTGAACAGGAGAGCTTTTGGTGGAGAGATAGATGTCACTGCACTTTCCGTGCACGCTTATGCATTTCTTTATTCTCAATATCGTATTCTCTCTGCTGGTGCGAGTGTTGGCGATGGATACGGACCGGTGGTGGTGGGGAGGAGGGATATGGAGTTAGAAGGGAAGAAGGTGGCAGTGCCCGGAAAGTACACAACAGCGAACCTGATACTGAAGTTAGCGATTGCTGATATAAATACAGTCGAGATGAGGTTTGACGAGGTCGTTGAGGCGTTGAAGCGTGGGGAAGTTGATGCCGGACTGGTAATACACGAGGCTCAACTGACCTACAAGGATCAGGGACTGGTAAAAATACTTGACCTGGGTGAATGGTGGCATAAAAAGACAGGTCTTCCTCTTCCTCTCGGCATTAATTGCATAAAGCGAACTATACCAGTGGATCAGCAATTGGAATTCCTCGATGCTATGCGTGAGAGCGTGCAGTATGCGCTGAAGAACGTAGACGAGGCTTTGAGGTATGCAATGAGATATTCAAGAGGTGCGAAAGAAGAGCAGTTGCGGCAATTTGTACTGATGTACGTGAACAGGGACACGTACGAGATGTCAGACAAAGTGATAAAAGCGCTCGATACGCTTTATGGACGAGCAGAGCGAGCAGGGTTTATCTCTAAACCGCCTTTGGACATCCTTTTTCCATCCATACCTAAATAAGATGTATAAGAGGATGTGGACGTGGATGTATATATTCATACTCTTTGATTAACGTGACAGAAGAGGATAGATTTATAGCTCCTGGGATAGAAGGGGACTATTAGAGCTGTGGTGAGACGTAAAGAGATAGAAGAGTTATTTAAAGAGGACGTTCATGAACTCGGAGAACGAGCAGATCGTATAAATCGTGAAGATGGGAATTTAGTTACTTTCGTCATTAACAGGCATATAAATTATACGAATATCTGTGTTGCAAGATGCCCCTTATGCGCTTTCTATCGTGAGCCTGAGGATAAAGAAGCGTACTTCATGAGTGTTGAGGAAGTATTGGGACAGGTTGAAGATGCGGTAAAGAAGGGCGCTACTGAGCTTCATATCGTTGGTTCATTGAATCCTGCAATGGACGTAGAATACTTCGAGAATATCTTCAATCAGATAAGAATGCGATTCCCCAAAGTCTGTATCAAAGCACTTACCGCCACTGAAATATATTTTCTATCACAGATAGAGGGTATGAGCGTGAAGGAGGTACTGCTGAGATTGAAGGATGCAGGACTACAAGCATTGCCGGGTGGTGGAGCGGAGATCCTTGAAGAGAGGATAAGGAGAATCATATGTCCGGGGAAGCTGGGAGCAGGGGAATGGCTCAAGATCATGGAGATAGCACACAGTATTGGTCTGAGAAGTAATGCGACGATGCTCTTCGGGCATGTAGAACAGCCGGCAGATCGTGCTACCCATCTTCTCAGGCTCTGGGAGCTGCAGGAGAAGACTGGCGGGTTTGTATCTTTCATTCCTCTTCTATTTCATCCTGAGAACACAGAACTTGGGTTGCATATCAGGCATAAAGCGAACCCAATCGACGTTCTCAAGACGATAGCAATTTCGAGGATAGTACTGCGTAATTTCAGGAGTATAAGGGCGTACTGGGTTGCACTTGGTGCAAAGCTTGCACAGGTTGCGTTGAATTATGGTGCAAATGACATAGACGGTACGTTGATGGGTGAGAAGGTTACACATGCAGCGGGTGCAAAGACGCCATGCACACTTGCAATTGCAAACATAGTGGCACTTATCAGAGGAGCTAATAAGATAGCGGCGGAACGAGATACTTTTTACAATATTATCAGGGTCTTCACATCACCTTCTCCAGACTCATATCGAGCATCTTCTTCGTCTCACGCGCAAGCGCATCAGGAAGTCCAGTGATGTCAACATTCAGGAAACCGCGAATGATCACTGATGTGGCTTCTTCTTCACTCAAGCCACGAGCCATCAGGTACAATATCGCCTCCTCTGCTATCTTACCCACCGCAGCTTCATGCGAGAGGTCAAGGTCTTTACGAACAGCTTTGAGTTCTGGAATAGAGGTTATTGTCGCATTATCAGAGAGTATCAACCCCCTGCATTCTATGTGTCCACTTGCATTTGCACCCTCGCCTATCATCTCACCACGTGCGATGACCTCCGCGTTATCGGTAGCGACCACTCTGGAGATGATCTCCGCTCTGCTGCGTTCGCCCTTCAGCACTGCTCTTGAGCCCGTATCTATTCGGGCATTGCCTGATGCATAGATGATGGATTGAAAATTAGCTCTCGCATTCTTACCCTCGCAATACGCAGTTGGATACGTTTGAAGTGATTTCACCGGTGTCATTAAGATATAGTTGCTTATGAAAGTCCCGTCATCTTCTATCACCACTGCGGTTCTTGGTCTCACCTCCACACCTTCGCTCCAGTTGTGTATCATAGTAAAAGTGATTTTGGCACCGCGCTTCACATAGAACTCAGAAACGCCGAGATGAAGCGCTGACTTGACTGCATGAGCAACGGAACAGCCAGTGATAATATGAAGCTCCGAGTTCTCTTCTGCAATTATGATATTGTGAACCTTCTGCCCGGTTTTATCAGTAGTAATGAATAAGCAAGCCTGGACCGGAATAGTTACCTTCGAATTGGCTTTTGCTCTGATAAAATAACCATTCATCTGGTCTAATTCAACATCAGAGGTATATTTATCCAAATCAACAGGTATTGCCCTCCATAGATAATCTGCGAGCCATTCATGCTGTTTCAATGCTTCTGTGGTGCTCATAAGCTCCAGACCGGGGAATTTCACACGCGAGAATACCACAGAGCGGTCTTGCAGCAGGAAAGAGCCGGACCTGCCACTCTCAGAAGGTTCAATGCCAGCACGAAGCAGATTCTGCTTATACTCCTGAGGAACTTCGGCGAGCGACTTGAGAGCATCGTGTTCTCTGGTCTCTGTATTATAACGCTCGAGGTTGATGTCATCGCCCAGACCTGCTTTCTTCTCTCGTGCACGCTTCGCGCGCTCTATCATATCTCGCATATCTCGCTTATTCATTCACCTCACCCTGCATTTCTCCACACATTTCTCAAATCCCCCTTCCATTATGTTCTTTGTTATCTCGTCAGGCATACCAGAACAGGCTATACTGCCATCGAGCATCACATGCGCGCGGTCAGCTTTTATGTAGCGCATGATAAAACCACTATGGGTAATTATAAGTCCCGCACGTGCTCTCTTACTCGGCAACTTATTCCTGTCCAGAAGTTCACACATTATCCCGCCTATAAGCTCTATGTTCTCCACATCAACACCGGAATCAGGCTCATCGAACATAATGAACTCCGGTGATTGCGCCATCAGCTGGAGTATCTCCGACCGCTTCACCTCGCCACCGGAAAAACCGAGATTTACATCCCGGTTAAGGAACTCAGAGGGGATATTTACCCTCGCTGCAAGCTCTATCATACCTTCATCTATTGATGCCTCGCTTCTACCCTGTGCGATATTCACCATGTCGCCGAGCGTGACGCCCCTTATCTGAGGTGGATGCTGGAATGATACACCCATCCCCAGCTTCACTCGCTCGTTGGTTGGTAAATTTGTTATATCAACACCTTTAAATTTTATACTCCCGCTTTTGACCTTATAGCCTGGAAAACCAAGTATAGTCAACAAAAGGGTTGTCTTACCACAGCCATTTGGTCCAAATAATACATGCACCTCTCCACGCTCGATATTCAGGTATAAACCACGTAGGATCTCCTTCCCTGCTACTTCCACCGTCAGGTTCTCTATTTCCAGCATCTTTATGATTTTACCGTTCACATATACCCACTTCTATTTATATATTCTCGCTACTTCTTTATCAACCCTATTTACACTTCTTCATAGATTGAGACAGTAGACAGTATATTCTGCGATTTTATCCCATGTGAAATACTTCTTCACTCGCATCCTGCCTCTTTTTCCCATCTCTCTAGTATTCTCCATATCATCCAGCAAGATGTTTATCCTCCATGCTATATCGGGGGAATTACTGCCATCCACATGGATACCTGTCTGGTCATGACCAGAGGGGATTACGAAATCGCGGAATCCACTTATACCCATGGCACCAGCTACAACAGGTTTCTCCATCGTCATCGCTTCCAGTGCAGTGATGCCAAAAGGTTCATATACCGATGGCGCAACGAACAGATCGCAACTGCCGTAATGCAATATCCTTTCATCTTCTGATACGAACTCAACCAGCCTCGCCGGATATTCCCGGACGAAAAAACCTATCCTCATTATATATGTATATATCCCACTCATATAATATGATATAAAGTTTAGGGGTGAGAATAAGATGGAGATAAGATGGTGTGGACATGCCTGTTTTGAGATATCAGGTGAAGCAGGGGTGGTGATAGTTACAGACCCTTATGACGAGAGCATAGGGTATCAAATGCCGGATTTGCGGGCTGATGTCGTCACTGTCAGTCATGAGCATTACGACCATAATAATGTAGCGGCAGTGAAGGGCAATCCAGAAGTAGTGAGAGGACCAGGGGAGCATATTGCCAGCGGGATAAGATTTCTTGGCATTGATACATACCACGATACCTCAAAAGGCGTGGAGAGGGGCGAGAATACTGTCTTTCTCTTTGATGTAGACGATATAAGATTATGCCATCTGGGCGATCTGGGGCATATTCTGGACGAGAATCAGGTAAGAAGCATCAGGGAGAGAGATATAGATGTGCTGTTCATACCCGTTGGAGGTGTGTACACGATAGATGCGAGCGGCGCTAATAGGGTACTGAACCAGCTGGAACCAAAAATAGCGATACCAATGCATTATAAGACATCACCTCTGCGATTGAATATAAATAAGGTGGATAGCTTTCTGCGGGGTAAGAAGCGAGTGAGGGAGGAGGAGAAACTTTCGCTTCGTAAAACCGATTTGCCACCACCAGATGAGATGGAGATAGTGGTGCTGGATTGGAGGTCTTAATTTCTGCATTTCTGCTTGCTATTTATTTGGCACAATGATGAGAAATGGGAAGATTAGCAGTGTGTGTATGTTCTGGCGGAATAGACTCGACGGTTGCGGCAACAATCGCATCACGTGAGGGATATGAGTTGTATGTCTTACATGTATCTTACGGGCAGCGTGCGGAGTTGAGAGAGCGGGAAGCAGTGAAGAGGATATCAGCTTATTTGGGCGCTGCTGATTTGAAATTCACCACTATTGATATGATCAAAGAGCTTGGGGGTTCCGCGTTGACCGATTATAGGAAGGTTGTCCCTGCTGGCGAGGAAGTGAAACTGGAGAAGAATGAGACACCCTCCACATGGGTACCATGTCGTAATCTGGTCCTTTTATCATTAGCAAGTGCGTATGCGGAAGCAATCTCAGCGAATAGTATCTTCGTTGGCTTCAATGCCGAGGAGGCGAAGTCTTATCCAGACAACAGTAAGGAATTTGTCGAGCGATACAATGTAGTGCTGGAGAAGGCAGTGGCTTCTTTCTCCACTCCTCCTGAGGTTCGAGCTCCTCTTGTGGACTTATTGAAACCTGAGATAATAAAGAAAGGAATAGAAGTAGGAGCTCCGTTAAAATTCACTTATTCATGTTACCTTGGCGGTGAGAAGCATTGCGGTCTCTGTGAATCATGTCAGCACCGCCGGAGAGGGTTCAGGGATGCGGGCGTGGAAGACCCCACGGAGTACGAAACCTGAACCCAAAGCTTATTTTATTAAAATTGCCCTTCATAAAATAATAGGATAGGCAGGTATGTATGATGGATGATATGATTGAGATCTGTGTATATGGCAGGGGAGGGCAAGGAGGAGTGACGCTGGCAGAGCTGGTGGCACATGCGGCTATCGCTGAAGGTAAACATGCCCAATCAATGCCTTCTTTTGGTCCAGAACGTAGAGGGGCACCTGTTCTTGCTTTCTTGCGAGTGAACGAGCGTGAGCGAATAAAAATAAGGGCTGAGATAACCGAACCGGATGTACTCGTCGTGCTTGACCCCGGTCTGTTGCATATAGGCACTGTACTCTCACAACTCAAAGAAGGAGGTATAGCAGTAGTGAGCACAAAAAGAGCACATGAAGCTTTGAAATCGGAGCTGGGATTGGGCAGATTGGCAACCGTGGATGCGATGAGTATCGCCCGGCGAGTTCTGGGCTTACCTATTGTCAATACCGCAATGATAGGAGCGCTTGTGAAGGCAACGGGCATAGTGCAGTTAGAATCGTTGAAGCGGGTAATGGAAGACCGATTTGGAAAACTCGCAATAAAGAACCAGGAAGCGATGTTAGAAGCGTATAATGAGACGGTGGTGAGTTAAGAAGATGAGCAACGGAGATATGATAGGGTGGAAAGACCTGAAACCAGGCTTTGTGGTCACCGAGCCGGGGAGTGCATCCACATATAAGACCGGCGATTGGCGGTCTGAGAGACCAGTTCGTGCGAATGAGAGATGTACAAAGTGTGGTATATGCTATATCTATTGTCCTGAGGGCTGCATTGAAGAGACGGAAGACGGGTTCTTTGAGGCGGATTTGTACTATTGCAAGGGCTGTGGAATCTGTGCACACGAGTGTCCACGAGGAGTAATAACAATGGAAGAGGAGAAAGAGGAGGAAGGGAATTAGAATAGAAATTATGAAGAGCGAAGCCAGAGCGATATTGATCGTCTGTGATGGTCTTGGTGACAGACCGACGGTGGGTGGTAAGACGCCATTGCAGGCTGCTGAGACACCTAATATGGATGCAGTGAGCGAAGCCGGGATTAACGGTTTGATAGACGTGATATCACCAGGGATAGTTCCGGGTAGCGATACCGCTCATCTCTCTCTCTTTGGATATAACCCGTATGAGTATTATCCGGGCAGAGGGGTTTTCGAGGCACTCGGTGCAGATATGGAACTGCGAGAGGGCGATGTCGCATTCAGAGCAAATTTCGCTACCGTTGATGCCAATATGCGGATTATTGACCGTAGAGCGGGCAGAAAGGGCAGTAAAGAGCTGGCTGATGCACTTGACGGACTCGAAATAGATGACATCAGGATATCACTGAGGAATACAACAGAGCATAGATGTGCACTCGTAATGCGTGGTGATAATCTCTCAAAACTGGTTTCTGATGTGGATACGCACGTTGAGGGTGGTGTCGTGAGCGAATGCAGACCGCTGAAAGAAGGCTCAGCGGAGAGGAAGACCGCACGCATCGTGAACGAATTGGTAAGAAGGAGCTATGAGATCCTGAACAAGCATCCAGTGAACGAAGAGAGGAGACAAAAAGGTGAATTACCTGCGAATATACTTCTACTACGCGGTGCAGGCAGTTATAATAAGATCTCTTCAATACGTGACCGATTTGGATTAAGTGCTGCCTGTGTAGCTGGCGCTTCGCTCTATAAAGGAGTGGCGAAATATCTCGGTATGACGGTCATCCCGATAGAGGGAGCGACAGGCAAGAGTGATACGAATCTTGGTAACAAAGCCGAAGCAGCGTTAAACGCATTGCGAAGCTATGATTTCGTATTCGTGCATGTGAAAGCAACCGATAGCATGGGGCATGACGGCAACTTCGAGGGCAAGAAGGAGATGATCACAAGGATAGATAAAGAGCTTGTAGCAGAGTTGAAAGACGCGGATGCGTATATTATTATCACTGCGGACCACAGTACGCCGGTATCAATAAAGCGCCATAGCAGCGATCCCGTGCCCGTTGTGATGAAAGGAGAGGGAGTGAGGAGGGACGAAGTGAAACATTTTGACGAGATTTCAGTGGCATCTGGCGGCTTATGCAGACTTAAAGGTCTGGATTTGCTCCCAATAATAACTGATTTCACTGGCTGTTATATAATGTATGGGACTTAACTTGGATTTCACGGGAAACACAGTGCAGAAAAGAGAGGTTTGTGCTGAGACGCTATGCAGTTACCTTCTTCTCCATCACTGGAATCCGCGCTTCCAGGGAATCATACCGTGAATCTACTGCCTCAAATCGCAAAATCATCTCATTTCTCAAGCTATCGAACTTAACATCCACTTTTGCATTTAATCCTGTAAGCCTGCCATCCACCTCCACCGCCTCAAACTTTGTCATCATCTCGCTTCTCAAGCTTGCAACTTCCTTCTCCACTCCATCTATGCGTGTATGCAGGGCTTTTATCTCTCCTGTGATCTCGTTTCAACTTCGGCATGAGTAAGCTGTTCTATCCAGCCGGGTATTTTCTCCATGATGTATCAACCAGTGCTTTTACATTGATCTTACAGACTTACAGACACTGCGAAATGTAAAAATAGTTTAAATTAAATATAAATACAAATACACAATTTGAGATACATGAAAGAAGGGATTGTAAGCATAGTGGAAGAGGAAGGGGTGGAGCATAAGAATCCGATAGTGATAGAGGGTTTGCCGGATGTTGGTCTGGTGGGTGCGATTGCAGCATCCTACATCGTGGAGAAGATGAAATATAATGCGATAGGGTACATTGAATCTGATTTGTTCCCACCGGTTATGGTCATCCATGGTGGCAAATTGAAGAGCCCTTTCTGTTTGTATGGCAACGAAGAGGTGATAGTGGTCTCGTCTGAGATTGCAGTACCTCCAAATGCGGTCTATCCGTTGACTCGAACACTTGCTGACTGGTTCAGCAGTATAAATGCGGCACTCGTGATATCAATAACCGGCTTACCGGTGAAGAACAGGATGGATATAGAGAAGCCGGAGGTCTTTGCGGTGGGTAACAACGAGGAAGTGGTGAAGGAGCTGAAGGCGAAGCAGGTGGAACTGCTGCAAGAAGGTTTCATTGCTGGTACATATGCGGTAATGCTGCGAGAATGTTACAAGAGGGGGCTGAATGCGTTTTCTCTGCTCGCTCAGTGTTTCCCAGTATATCCCGACCCTGGTGCCGCGGCATCAGCTATTGGCTCCCTTGATAAATTCCTGCAATTGGGCATAGATGTGGGGGAGTTGATGGAGAAGGAGGAGGAGATAAAACTGAAGGCGCGAGACCTTATGCGTCAGACTGCTCTATCCGCTTCCGAGATGCAGAAGAGTGCGGAGCAGGATATGCCATTCATGTATCGTTAGAGGAGATGAAAAAGAAATGGGTCTGGAAAGGCGGATAAGAGATGCGATGTGGAGTTATAACGGCAATTTAGAGCCGTTGCATGAACTGGAAGATAGGGGTGATGAGATAGTTATCACTCTTGACCTGCCTCGAGTGAAGAAGGAAGATGTGGAGATAAATACAACAGAGGATTCTGTGGAGATAAAAGCGAAGATGAGCGAAGCGGTCTGCTGGGAGAGGTGGGGTAGCGTTCAGAGGCGAATAAGCTTTCAGCAGCTCAGAAAGCAGATAAAATTGCCCGAACCGATAGACCCCGATAAAGCTTCCGCTTCGCTTAAAAATGGCATCCTCAGGATATCACTACCAAAAAAGAGGACAAAGGTGCTCATACCCATACAATAAGAGAGTAGGTAAAAGTGTTAAAGGTGCTTTTTCCTACCCCTTATCCTTGTAATACTCCAGCAGTGCCAAACCTCAAACTATCTTCTCATGCGTTTCTTCCTCTCTATTTTCTCTGCAAAGTAAAGCCCTATTATAATCCCAGCATCAAATATAACGGCAATCACACCTCTTTCCTCTTCGCCGAATCCTTTTAATCACAGGTATTCACAGCGTCTCTATCCCAAAAGACTCCAGCAGTATCTCCGTATTTATCTTCCCACTTGTAAACGTTTTCCCGCTTTTTATCTCGTTTACTGTGATCTCCGCAGGTGCAAACATACCGGCATCCACTTTAAAGAAATCGAAACCAGCATCCTTGAAGGTTCTGTAGAACGGCTTGCCATAATCCGGTGAGTTCAGCGATGGCACTTTCTTCACATAGCTCTTCAGCTCATCCACGTCATCATACTCCACCGTGTAATACATGCGACCACAATATATGATGCAGTCGTTCGTAGAGCCCATACATTCC contains the following coding sequences:
- a CDS encoding CofH family radical SAM protein; this encodes MVRRKEIEELFKEDVHELGERADRINREDGNLVTFVINRHINYTNICVARCPLCAFYREPEDKEAYFMSVEEVLGQVEDAVKKGATELHIVGSLNPAMDVEYFENIFNQIRMRFPKVCIKALTATEIYFLSQIEGMSVKEVLLRLKDAGLQALPGGGAEILEERIRRIICPGKLGAGEWLKIMEIAHSIGLRSNATMLFGHVEQPADRATHLLRLWELQEKTGGFVSFIPLLFHPENTELGLHIRHKANPIDVLKTIAISRIVLRNFRSIRAYWVALGAKLAQVALNYGANDIDGTLMGEKVTHAAGAKTPCTLAIANIVALIRGANKIAAERDTFYNIIRVFTSPSPDSYRASSSSHAQAHQEVQ
- a CDS encoding SufD family Fe-S cluster assembly protein, which gives rise to MNKRDMRDMIERAKRAREKKAGLGDDINLERYNTETREHDALKSLAEVPQEYKQNLLRAGIEPSESGRSGSFLLQDRSVVFSRVKFPGLELMSTTEALKQHEWLADYLWRAIPVDLDKYTSDVELDQMNGYFIRAKANSKVTIPVQACLFITTDKTGQKVHNIIIAEENSELHIITGCSVAHAVKSALHLGVSEFYVKRGAKITFTMIHNWSEGVEVRPRTAVVIEDDGTFISNYILMTPVKSLQTYPTAYCEGKNARANFQSIIYASGNARIDTGSRAVLKGERSRAEIISRVVATDNAEVIARGEMIGEGANASGHIECRGLILSDNATITSIPELKAVRKDLDLSHEAAVGKIAEEAILYLMARGLSEEEATSVIIRGFLNVDITGLPDALARETKKMLDMSLEKVM
- a CDS encoding ABC transporter ATP-binding protein, with translation MLEIENLTVEVAGKEILRGLYLNIERGEVHVLFGPNGCGKTTLLLTILGFPGYKVKSGSIKFKGVDITNLPTNERVKLGMGVSFQHPPQIRGVTLGDMVNIAQGRSEASIDEGMIELAARVNIPSEFLNRDVNLGFSGGEVKRSEILQLMAQSPEFIMFDEPDSGVDVENIELIGGIMCELLDRNKLPSKRARAGLIITHSGFIMRYIKADRAHVMLDGSIACSGMPDEITKNIMEGGFEKCVEKCRVR
- a CDS encoding glycosyltransferase family 4 protein, whose amino-acid sequence is MRIGFFVREYPARLVEFVSEDERILHYGSCDLFVAPSVYEPFGITALEAMTMEKPVVAGAMGISGFRDFVIPSGHDQTGIHVDGSNSPDIAWRINILLDDMENTREMGKRGRMRVKKYFTWDKIAEYTVYCLNL
- a CDS encoding MBL fold metallo-hydrolase, giving the protein MEIRWCGHACFEISGEAGVVIVTDPYDESIGYQMPDLRADVVTVSHEHYDHNNVAAVKGNPEVVRGPGEHIASGIRFLGIDTYHDTSKGVERGENTVFLFDVDDIRLCHLGDLGHILDENQVRSIRERDIDVLFIPVGGVYTIDASGANRVLNQLEPKIAIPMHYKTSPLRLNINKVDSFLRGKKRVREEEKLSLRKTDLPPPDEMEIVVLDWRS
- the queC gene encoding 7-cyano-7-deazaguanine synthase QueC yields the protein MGRLAVCVCSGGIDSTVAATIASREGYELYVLHVSYGQRAELREREAVKRISAYLGAADLKFTTIDMIKELGGSALTDYRKVVPAGEEVKLEKNETPSTWVPCRNLVLLSLASAYAEAISANSIFVGFNAEEAKSYPDNSKEFVERYNVVLEKAVASFSTPPEVRAPLVDLLKPEIIKKGIEVGAPLKFTYSCYLGGEKHCGLCESCQHRRRGFRDAGVEDPTEYET
- a CDS encoding 2-oxoacid:acceptor oxidoreductase family protein, with the translated sequence MMDDMIEICVYGRGGQGGVTLAELVAHAAIAEGKHAQSMPSFGPERRGAPVLAFLRVNERERIKIRAEITEPDVLVVLDPGLLHIGTVLSQLKEGGIAVVSTKRAHEALKSELGLGRLATVDAMSIARRVLGLPIVNTAMIGALVKATGIVQLESLKRVMEDRFGKLAIKNQEAMLEAYNETVVS
- a CDS encoding 4Fe-4S binding protein, translated to MSNGDMIGWKDLKPGFVVTEPGSASTYKTGDWRSERPVRANERCTKCGICYIYCPEGCIEETEDGFFEADLYYCKGCGICAHECPRGVITMEEEKEEEGN
- a CDS encoding 2,3-bisphosphoglycerate-independent phosphoglycerate mutase yields the protein MKSEARAILIVCDGLGDRPTVGGKTPLQAAETPNMDAVSEAGINGLIDVISPGIVPGSDTAHLSLFGYNPYEYYPGRGVFEALGADMELREGDVAFRANFATVDANMRIIDRRAGRKGSKELADALDGLEIDDIRISLRNTTEHRCALVMRGDNLSKLVSDVDTHVEGGVVSECRPLKEGSAERKTARIVNELVRRSYEILNKHPVNEERRQKGELPANILLLRGAGSYNKISSIRDRFGLSAACVAGASLYKGVAKYLGMTVIPIEGATGKSDTNLGNKAEAALNALRSYDFVFVHVKATDSMGHDGNFEGKKEMITRIDKELVAELKDADAYIIITADHSTPVSIKRHSSDPVPVVMKGEGVRRDEVKHFDEISVASGGLCRLKGLDLLPIITDFTGCYIMYGT
- a CDS encoding proteasome assembly chaperone family protein; amino-acid sequence: MKEGIVSIVEEEGVEHKNPIVIEGLPDVGLVGAIAASYIVEKMKYNAIGYIESDLFPPVMVIHGGKLKSPFCLYGNEEVIVVSSEIAVPPNAVYPLTRTLADWFSSINAALVISITGLPVKNRMDIEKPEVFAVGNNEEVVKELKAKQVELLQEGFIAGTYAVMLRECYKRGLNAFSLLAQCFPVYPDPGAAASAIGSLDKFLQLGIDVGELMEKEEEIKLKARDLMRQTALSASEMQKSAEQDMPFMYR
- a CDS encoding Hsp20/alpha crystallin family protein, encoding MGLERRIRDAMWSYNGNLEPLHELEDRGDEIVITLDLPRVKKEDVEINTTEDSVEIKAKMSEAVCWERWGSVQRRISFQQLRKQIKLPEPIDPDKASASLKNGILRISLPKKRTKVLIPIQ